In Luteitalea sp. TBR-22, one genomic interval encodes:
- a CDS encoding MFS transporter, with the protein MNDSISRQVRAPWRTCAVLGLGGLFAGVTGPLLSTFVPVVVRATLGDARTLIGLVMAIDNVLLLLLVPWAGAWSDRAVAHGARRTTLIVAGFLLAALGMALFPWAGRGGLVGVIAAMVVLYAGINIQRSPLQALLADAVPSRYRSLATGSVTFQMCVGAIAFLMLGRALGMHAAFLAAAATVVGIAAALRAWVVEPAAPSTPAIEATGRSLLVLARDVLVGSTPGLRPVFVASLLLQLTFQTFTTWFALHGTERFGVSPGDVTIGFIAWAIGGVIGALPAGLLGVRLGRRATMLAGLTVMALALVALDRVTTLGQAVPLLMLTSAAWTLPMVNAYPMFVEPIGRGQRGSLSAVFLLSMALGGAIGDPLNGRVFDLAGSYRWLFLVMAAYAALAAVAVWLVPRGCGEAGASGS; encoded by the coding sequence ATGAACGACTCCATCTCGCGCCAGGTGCGCGCGCCGTGGCGCACGTGTGCCGTCCTCGGTCTGGGCGGCCTCTTTGCCGGCGTCACCGGCCCACTGCTCAGCACTTTCGTGCCCGTCGTGGTGCGCGCCACGCTGGGTGACGCGCGCACGCTGATTGGCCTGGTGATGGCAATCGACAACGTGCTGCTCCTGCTGCTGGTGCCGTGGGCCGGCGCGTGGTCGGACCGCGCCGTCGCGCACGGGGCACGACGCACGACGTTGATCGTCGCAGGCTTCCTCCTCGCGGCACTGGGCATGGCCCTGTTCCCATGGGCCGGACGAGGCGGGCTCGTCGGCGTCATCGCAGCCATGGTCGTGCTCTACGCAGGCATCAACATCCAGCGATCGCCGTTGCAGGCGCTGTTGGCCGACGCGGTGCCCTCCCGCTACCGCTCGCTGGCGACCGGGTCGGTGACGTTCCAGATGTGCGTCGGGGCCATCGCGTTCCTGATGCTCGGTCGTGCGCTCGGCATGCACGCCGCCTTCCTCGCGGCGGCTGCCACCGTCGTCGGCATCGCGGCCGCGCTGCGTGCGTGGGTGGTGGAGCCCGCCGCACCGAGCACACCGGCGATCGAGGCGACGGGCCGCTCGCTGTTGGTCCTGGCGCGCGACGTGCTGGTCGGATCGACCCCTGGCCTGCGCCCCGTGTTCGTCGCGTCGCTACTGCTGCAGCTCACCTTCCAGACGTTCACGACATGGTTCGCGCTGCACGGCACGGAGCGCTTCGGCGTGTCGCCCGGCGACGTGACGATCGGCTTCATCGCCTGGGCCATCGGCGGGGTGATCGGCGCCCTGCCCGCAGGCCTGCTCGGCGTGCGGCTCGGGCGTCGCGCGACGATGCTGGCGGGCTTGACCGTGATGGCGCTGGCGCTCGTCGCGCTCGATCGCGTGACGACGCTCGGGCAGGCGGTGCCGCTGCTGATGCTGACGTCGGCCGCGTGGACGCTGCCGATGGTCAACGCGTACCCGATGTTCGTCGAGCCGATCGGCCGCGGGCAGCGGGGCAGCCTGTCGGCCGTGTTCCTCCTGAGCATGGCGCTCGGCGGCGCCATCGGCGATCCGCTCAACGGACGGGTGTTCGATCTGGCCGGTAGCTACCGCTGGCTGTTCCTGGTGATGGCCGCCTATGCGGCGCTCGCCGCAGTGGCCGTGTGGCTGGTGCCGCGCGGATGCGGTGAGGCGGGCGCTTCCGGCTCGTGA
- a CDS encoding glycosyltransferase: MRVLLTAASLDARTGAELYVYDVATGLLARGHRPVAFAPQLGHVAEHLRDATVPVARSLDDLGEPPDLIHGQDNHVFLTALLRFPGVPGVRVCHGWEDERPTRFPRIRRYVAVDDTVRDRMTGEWGLPATAVSTVRNFADLRRFVPRAPLPSSPSRALLFSNYAAAHAAVVRQACLGAGLPLDVAGSSVGVAADHPEALLGQYDVVFAKGRCAIEAMAVGAAVILCDASGAGPMVTTTNIADLHRVNFGLRALSSPLSPAVLAQELARYDAGDAARVSAHVRAVASMDDAVDRLVEVYEQAWHDQAASPAPADDDLRAAAAYLTSLGPRLSWTQSTRAITYQMLRRAYFRLQRVPVARRLLAGRRGAQRLQRRLRP; this comes from the coding sequence GTGCGCGTGCTCCTGACCGCCGCCTCGCTCGACGCCCGGACAGGCGCCGAGCTCTACGTGTACGACGTCGCCACGGGACTGCTGGCGCGCGGTCATCGACCGGTGGCGTTCGCACCGCAGCTCGGCCACGTCGCCGAGCACCTGCGCGATGCGACCGTGCCGGTGGCCCGGAGCCTCGACGACCTCGGCGAGCCGCCCGACCTGATCCACGGCCAGGACAACCACGTGTTCCTCACGGCGCTCCTCCGCTTCCCTGGCGTACCGGGAGTTCGCGTCTGCCACGGCTGGGAGGACGAGCGGCCGACGCGCTTCCCTCGCATCCGCCGCTACGTGGCTGTGGACGACACCGTGCGCGATCGCATGACCGGCGAGTGGGGTCTCCCGGCGACCGCCGTGTCGACGGTGCGCAACTTCGCCGACCTGCGCCGCTTCGTGCCAAGGGCTCCCCTTCCATCGTCACCCTCGCGCGCCCTCCTCTTCAGCAACTACGCGGCCGCACACGCCGCCGTCGTTCGCCAGGCGTGCCTGGGCGCGGGCCTGCCGCTCGACGTGGCCGGTTCGAGCGTCGGCGTGGCTGCCGACCACCCGGAAGCGCTGCTCGGCCAGTACGACGTCGTCTTTGCCAAGGGTCGCTGCGCCATCGAGGCGATGGCCGTCGGAGCGGCCGTGATCCTGTGCGACGCCAGCGGCGCCGGGCCGATGGTCACCACCACGAACATCGCCGACCTGCACCGCGTCAACTTCGGCTTGCGGGCACTGTCGTCGCCACTGTCGCCGGCCGTGCTCGCCCAGGAGCTGGCGCGATACGACGCGGGCGACGCCGCGCGGGTCAGCGCGCACGTCCGGGCCGTGGCGTCGATGGACGACGCAGTGGACCGGCTGGTCGAGGTGTACGAGCAGGCATGGCACGACCAGGCGGCCTCACCCGCGCCGGCCGATGACGACCTGAGAGCTGCGGCAGCCTACCTGACGTCGCTCGGCCCGCGGTTGTCCTGGACGCAGTCCACCCGGGCCATCACCTACCAGATGCTGCGACGGGCCTACTTCCGCCTCCAGCGCGTCCCCGTCGCCCGTCGGCTGCTCGCCGGACGACGGGGCGCCCAGCGGCTGCAGCGCCGGTTGCGCCCCTGA
- a CDS encoding aldo/keto reductase has protein sequence MTQFTRRAFLKTGLAAGTLAVTGPVPVAARRGSATDIVTLGRSGVKVTRLAFGTGSFSGRVQRELGQDGFTRLVRHAYDNGIRFFETAESYGEMHRMLGVALKGIPRDTYQIMSKVTTRDGVDPRQKLDELRTLANTEYFDIMLLHWQHTATWPTDSARWQDGILEAQSRKVVLGHGASMHGLPALRRAPGNTFLDVAMVRVNHTGKSMDAEDYATSGLGNVPEVVSHVHAVKAQRMGVIGMKLVGEGAFGREDRRKAMRFAFRDAGVDCVTVGYKSPAEIDEAIENLNAALA, from the coding sequence ATGACGCAGTTCACTCGACGCGCGTTCCTGAAGACCGGCCTGGCGGCAGGCACGCTGGCCGTGACCGGCCCGGTCCCCGTCGCCGCGCGGCGCGGCAGCGCCACCGACATCGTCACGCTCGGGCGTTCCGGCGTGAAGGTGACGCGGCTGGCGTTCGGCACGGGCAGCTTCAGCGGCCGCGTCCAGCGCGAGCTCGGGCAGGACGGGTTCACGCGGCTGGTGCGCCACGCCTACGACAACGGCATCCGCTTCTTCGAGACGGCCGAGTCGTACGGCGAGATGCACCGGATGCTCGGCGTCGCCCTCAAGGGCATCCCGCGCGACACCTACCAGATCATGTCGAAGGTGACGACGCGCGACGGCGTCGATCCCCGGCAGAAGCTCGACGAGCTGCGCACGCTGGCCAACACCGAGTACTTCGACATCATGCTGCTGCACTGGCAGCACACGGCCACCTGGCCCACCGACAGCGCGCGCTGGCAGGACGGGATTCTCGAGGCGCAGTCACGCAAGGTCGTGCTCGGGCACGGCGCGTCCATGCACGGCCTGCCGGCGCTGCGGCGGGCGCCGGGCAACACGTTCCTCGACGTCGCGATGGTTCGCGTCAACCACACCGGCAAGAGCATGGATGCCGAGGACTACGCGACGTCCGGCCTCGGCAACGTGCCCGAGGTGGTGTCGCACGTGCACGCCGTCAAGGCCCAGCGGATGGGCGTCATCGGCATGAAGCTGGTGGGCGAGGGCGCCTTCGGCCGCGAGGACCGCCGAAAGGCGATGCGCTTCGCGTTCCGCGACGCGGGCGTCGACTGCGTGACGGTGGGCTACAAGAGCCCGGCCGAGATCGACGAAGCGATCGAGAACCTGAACGCCGCGCTCGCCTAG
- a CDS encoding carboxymuconolactone decarboxylase family protein, whose protein sequence is MTLDDEFVEALKRDFRSVPLSDQDRVMLEYVEQITRDATRISPAFHDRLRAVGFDDRGILQITLIASWFNYINRVADALGVGREG, encoded by the coding sequence GTGACGCTGGACGACGAGTTCGTCGAGGCACTGAAGCGGGACTTCAGGTCGGTGCCGCTGTCCGATCAGGATCGCGTGATGCTCGAGTACGTCGAGCAGATCACGCGTGATGCGACACGGATCTCGCCGGCCTTCCACGACCGGCTGCGCGCGGTGGGGTTCGACGACCGCGGGATCCTGCAGATCACGCTGATCGCCTCGTGGTTCAACTACATCAACCGCGTCGCCGACGCGCTAGGCGTCGGCCGCGAGGGCTGA
- a CDS encoding secondary thiamine-phosphate synthase enzyme YjbQ, protein MIRQSLDTLKVATRTRGFTDITREVQARVTQAGIRTGLCTLHLQHTSASLLIQENADPDVRRDFERFFARLVPDGDPLFIHTAEGDDDMPAHVRTALTTVNLSVPVADGRLCLGTWQGIYLWEHRRVPHNRSVVVHVIGDEQG, encoded by the coding sequence ATGATCCGCCAATCACTCGACACGCTGAAGGTCGCCACGCGCACGCGGGGCTTCACGGACATCACGCGCGAGGTACAGGCGCGCGTCACGCAGGCCGGCATCCGGACGGGCCTGTGCACCCTGCACCTCCAGCACACCTCGGCGTCGCTCCTGATCCAGGAGAACGCCGATCCCGACGTGCGCCGCGACTTCGAGCGCTTCTTCGCGCGCCTGGTGCCTGACGGCGATCCGCTGTTCATCCACACGGCCGAGGGCGACGACGACATGCCGGCGCACGTCAGGACGGCGCTCACGACGGTCAACCTGAGCGTGCCCGTCGCCGACGGGCGCCTGTGCCTCGGCACCTGGCAGGGCATCTACCTGTGGGAACACCGGCGCGTGCCGCACAACAGGTCGGTCGTCGTCCATGTGATCGGCGACGAGCAGGGGTAG
- a CDS encoding OsmC family protein, with amino-acid sequence MASTMSPAIPQVERNGLDVARMTATVAALKADPALAQFEFRARNRWVTGGENRSTIQDFRGAGAEDTSRTVAFEFTNGEPPVLLGRNEGANPVEFLLHALAGCVTTTTVLHATARGIELESIRTRLTGTIDLQGLLALADVPAGYEGIRIEMDVRAKNATEAELDELIGFAKAHSPVCNTVCRPVPVIVERMRL; translated from the coding sequence ATGGCCAGCACGATGTCCCCCGCCATCCCCCAGGTCGAACGCAACGGCCTCGACGTCGCCCGCATGACCGCCACGGTCGCTGCGCTCAAGGCCGACCCCGCGCTGGCGCAGTTCGAGTTCCGCGCCCGCAACCGCTGGGTGACCGGCGGCGAGAATCGGTCCACCATCCAGGACTTCCGCGGCGCCGGCGCCGAGGACACCTCGCGAACGGTGGCCTTCGAGTTCACCAACGGCGAGCCGCCGGTGCTGCTCGGGCGTAACGAGGGCGCCAACCCGGTGGAGTTCCTGCTGCACGCGCTCGCCGGGTGCGTGACCACCACGACGGTGCTCCACGCCACCGCACGAGGCATCGAGCTCGAGTCGATCCGGACGCGCCTCACCGGCACGATCGACCTGCAGGGCCTGCTGGCGCTCGCCGACGTCCCGGCGGGCTACGAGGGCATCCGCATCGAGATGGACGTGCGGGCCAAGAATGCCACGGAGGCCGAGCTGGACGAGCTCATCGGTTTCGCGAAAGCCCACTCGCCGGTGTGCAACACGGTGTGCCGTCCCGTGCCCGTCATCGTCGAACGGATGCGCCTGTGA
- a CDS encoding GlxA family transcriptional regulator, whose product MPQSTPLETLIVAIPETAGSALYGMVDVLSATGSVWHTLTRTPTDAPPFRVRIVSPSRDPFRCGYGIPVEPHAAIDEIVRADLVIVPELWLGPDEHLKGRYPALRDWMRARHADGAHLYSACSGAVLLAETGLLDGRDATSHWGYQELFRREYPQVRFHPEPNLCFADATGRIVTAGGTTSWHDLALHIIARHASPGEALRIAQVYLLKWHDEGQLPYEPLVRAGSHGDALVRTCERWLAQHGCEPGAVAGVVAHARVPERTLKRRFKAATGMAIIDYVQNVRIEAAKRRLETTDEPADEVGYAVGYEDPSFFRRLFKRKTGVTPARYRRVFQPVQRASPIAGRRRA is encoded by the coding sequence ATGCCGCAGTCGACGCCGCTCGAGACCCTGATCGTCGCCATCCCGGAGACCGCCGGGTCGGCCCTCTACGGCATGGTGGACGTGCTCAGCGCCACCGGCAGCGTGTGGCACACGCTGACCCGGACGCCGACCGACGCGCCGCCGTTCCGCGTGCGGATCGTCAGCCCGTCACGAGATCCGTTCAGGTGCGGTTACGGGATTCCCGTCGAGCCGCACGCGGCGATCGACGAGATCGTCCGCGCCGACCTGGTCATCGTGCCCGAGCTGTGGCTGGGCCCCGACGAGCACCTGAAGGGGCGCTACCCGGCGTTGCGTGACTGGATGCGCGCGCGTCATGCCGATGGCGCGCACCTGTACTCGGCCTGCTCCGGCGCCGTGCTGCTGGCCGAGACGGGGCTGCTCGACGGCCGCGACGCGACCTCGCACTGGGGCTATCAGGAGCTGTTCCGGCGCGAGTACCCGCAGGTGCGGTTCCATCCCGAGCCGAACCTGTGCTTTGCCGACGCCACGGGGCGGATCGTGACCGCCGGCGGGACGACCTCGTGGCACGACCTGGCGCTGCACATCATCGCGCGGCACGCCAGTCCCGGCGAGGCGCTGCGCATCGCGCAGGTGTACCTCCTCAAGTGGCACGACGAGGGCCAACTTCCGTACGAGCCGCTGGTGCGGGCCGGCAGCCACGGGGATGCGCTGGTTCGGACGTGCGAGCGCTGGCTCGCGCAGCACGGGTGCGAGCCCGGCGCGGTCGCCGGCGTCGTGGCGCACGCCCGCGTGCCCGAGCGCACCCTCAAGCGTCGCTTCAAGGCGGCGACCGGCATGGCGATCATCGACTACGTGCAGAACGTCCGCATCGAGGCCGCCAAGCGGCGGCTCGAGACGACCGACGAGCCCGCCGACGAGGTGGGATATGCCGTCGGCTATGAGGATCCGTCGTTCTTCCGGCGGCTGTTCAAGCGGAAGACGGGCGTGACGCCGGCGCGGTACCGTCGCGTGTTCCAGCCGGTCCAGCGGGCATCACCGATCGCCGGCCGACGTCGAGCCTGA
- a CDS encoding FKBP-type peptidyl-prolyl cis-trans isomerase, which produces MIAAPSDVAAPPADATITPSGLATRQLVPGTGTTHPGPRSRVLVHYSGWTTDGKMFDSSVARGEPIAFGLYQVISGWTEGVQLMVEGEKRRFWIPENLAYGGRPGAPAGMLVFDVELIRIES; this is translated from the coding sequence ATGATTGCTGCGCCTTCCGATGTCGCCGCGCCGCCCGCCGACGCCACCATCACCCCGAGCGGCCTTGCCACTCGCCAACTCGTGCCCGGCACGGGCACGACCCATCCCGGCCCCCGATCCCGCGTCCTGGTCCACTACTCGGGCTGGACGACCGACGGGAAGATGTTCGACAGCTCGGTCGCCCGCGGCGAGCCGATTGCCTTCGGCCTCTACCAGGTGATCTCCGGCTGGACCGAAGGCGTGCAACTGATGGTCGAGGGCGAGAAGCGCCGCTTCTGGATCCCCGAGAACCTCGCCTACGGTGGCCGCCCCGGAGCGCCTGCCGGCATGCTCGTGTTCGACGTCGAGCTCATCCGCATCGAGTCCTGA
- a CDS encoding VOC family protein: MVAKNTICLWYDNDALGAAQFYAATFPDSAVTAVFRAPTDFPGGKAGDVLTVNFTVLGIPCMGLNGGPAFKQSEAFSFQVATDDQEETDRYWNAIVGNGGKESDCGWCKDKWGLSWQITPRTLSEALAAGGDEGKRAFAAMMTMQKIDVAAIDAARRG; encoded by the coding sequence ATGGTTGCCAAGAACACGATCTGCCTCTGGTACGACAATGACGCCCTCGGCGCGGCGCAGTTCTACGCCGCGACGTTCCCCGACAGCGCCGTGACGGCGGTGTTCCGCGCCCCCACCGATTTCCCTGGCGGCAAGGCGGGGGACGTCCTGACGGTCAACTTCACGGTGCTCGGCATCCCGTGCATGGGCCTGAACGGGGGCCCTGCGTTCAAGCAATCGGAGGCGTTCAGCTTCCAGGTGGCCACCGACGACCAGGAAGAGACCGACCGTTACTGGAACGCGATCGTCGGCAACGGCGGCAAGGAGAGCGACTGCGGCTGGTGCAAGGACAAGTGGGGCCTGTCGTGGCAGATCACGCCGCGGACGCTGAGCGAGGCGCTCGCCGCGGGCGGCGACGAGGGCAAGCGGGCGTTCGCGGCCATGATGACGATGCAGAAGATCGACGTCGCCGCGATCGACGCTGCCCGGCGCGGCTGA
- a CDS encoding DUF3592 domain-containing protein — MRHRSRLLPCLLVALLAGCAVVDKLSGEGEAKRIRRVGTSAEALVLGIEDTGVTLNDNPVVAFHLEVRPAGRAPYEARTRGVVGRLDVPRIQPGAVVPVAVDPADPQRVALRLYRDR, encoded by the coding sequence GTGCGCCACCGATCCCGCCTGCTGCCGTGCCTGCTGGTCGCCCTGCTCGCCGGCTGTGCCGTCGTCGACAAGCTCTCCGGTGAGGGCGAGGCCAAGCGCATCCGGCGGGTCGGGACGTCGGCAGAGGCGCTCGTCCTCGGCATCGAGGACACCGGCGTGACCCTCAACGACAACCCCGTCGTCGCCTTCCACCTCGAGGTGCGGCCCGCGGGCCGTGCACCGTACGAGGCGAGGACGCGCGGTGTGGTCGGGCGCCTCGACGTCCCGCGCATCCAGCCCGGCGCCGTGGTGCCCGTGGCCGTCGATCCGGCCGACCCGCAGCGGGTCGCGTTGCGGTTGTACCGCGATCGCTGA
- a CDS encoding ankyrin repeat domain-containing protein: MLAARPSLASELLPEHHRLLHRAAEEDDVPALEAMLACGFAVEARDGDGVTPLHRAAMAGRRAATAVLLTAGADVHATDPTFNATPLLWAAEGRDHAAPGADHVAVARLLIEAGSPVDWQAPDGAPHQEHTHDALQALAREAALSS, from the coding sequence ATGCTGGCGGCGCGGCCATCGCTGGCCAGCGAGTTGCTCCCCGAGCACCATCGACTGCTGCATCGCGCGGCAGAGGAGGACGACGTGCCGGCCCTCGAGGCGATGCTCGCGTGCGGCTTCGCCGTCGAGGCGCGCGATGGCGATGGCGTGACGCCCTTGCACCGTGCGGCGATGGCCGGACGCCGGGCGGCGACAGCCGTGCTGCTGACGGCGGGGGCCGACGTCCACGCCACCGACCCGACCTTCAACGCCACGCCGCTCCTCTGGGCCGCGGAGGGGCGGGATCACGCGGCTCCGGGAGCGGACCACGTCGCCGTGGCGCGCCTGCTCATCGAGGCCGGGTCGCCGGTCGACTGGCAGGCGCCCGACGGTGCGCCGCATCAGGAGCACACGCACGACGCGCTGCAGGCGCTGGCCAGGGAGGCCGCGCTCTCGTCCTGA
- a CDS encoding dienelactone hydrolase family protein yields the protein MPRASLVSRRRFMDTMVAAPAAAALTGRAEARQDAATAGAAPRDLPRDLAPTRADLGSNFELVGRLDASPGYPASFLSGRFSSIDAFVANGRQLVLDGYHYRPAAVDPAPEVVDRYEGPDYVREKVVFSTTPAFRVPAYVFIPKGLRGRAPAIVDLHSHGGMFLFGKEKVIDFGRNHPAMVKYHADNYESRPTATALVKRGYVVITIDAFMFGERRVLMDGDLGAGWERSAYTLDDVTRLNRVCAARESTLAKSLTVLGTSWPAIVAWDDMRTVDYLASRPEVDAARIGCVGVSFGGWRSLFLAALDTRIAAGCVVGFMSTIRSMLQRHVDTHSWVHFPPGLYRQLDLPDVATLTAPRPLLVQQCRRDGLYPLSGMEAAVRGIEEVYRRANIADRFTAMWYDVPHEFNKRMQDDAFTWLDRQLRP from the coding sequence ATGCCGCGCGCCTCACTGGTCAGCCGTCGCAGGTTCATGGACACGATGGTCGCCGCGCCAGCGGCGGCCGCCCTCACCGGCCGCGCCGAGGCCAGGCAGGACGCGGCCACGGCAGGCGCGGCGCCGCGCGACCTCCCGCGCGACCTTGCCCCGACTCGGGCGGACCTCGGCTCGAACTTCGAGCTGGTCGGCCGCCTCGACGCGTCGCCTGGCTATCCGGCCTCGTTCCTCTCCGGCCGGTTCTCGTCCATCGATGCCTTCGTGGCGAACGGCCGGCAGCTCGTGCTCGATGGCTACCACTACCGCCCGGCCGCCGTCGATCCGGCGCCGGAGGTCGTCGACAGGTACGAGGGGCCCGACTACGTGCGGGAGAAGGTGGTGTTCTCGACGACACCGGCCTTTCGTGTCCCGGCCTACGTGTTCATCCCGAAGGGACTCCGCGGACGCGCCCCGGCCATCGTCGACCTGCACTCCCATGGCGGCATGTTCCTGTTCGGCAAGGAGAAGGTGATCGACTTCGGCCGCAACCACCCGGCGATGGTGAAGTACCACGCCGACAACTACGAAAGCCGGCCGACCGCCACCGCGCTCGTGAAGCGCGGGTACGTCGTCATCACCATCGACGCGTTCATGTTCGGCGAGCGACGGGTGCTGATGGACGGCGACCTCGGCGCTGGCTGGGAGCGGTCCGCGTACACGCTCGACGACGTCACCCGCCTGAACCGGGTGTGCGCGGCCAGGGAGTCCACGCTCGCCAAGTCGCTGACCGTCCTCGGCACGAGCTGGCCGGCCATCGTCGCGTGGGACGACATGCGCACCGTCGACTACCTGGCGTCGCGGCCCGAGGTCGACGCGGCGCGGATCGGCTGCGTGGGGGTGTCGTTCGGCGGCTGGCGCTCGCTGTTCCTGGCCGCGCTCGACACGCGCATCGCGGCCGGCTGCGTCGTCGGCTTCATGTCGACGATTCGCTCGATGCTGCAGCGGCACGTCGACACGCACTCGTGGGTGCACTTCCCGCCGGGGCTCTACCGTCAGCTCGACTTGCCTGACGTGGCCACGTTGACGGCGCCGCGCCCCCTCCTCGTGCAGCAGTGCCGCCGCGACGGTCTCTACCCGCTCTCGGGCATGGAAGCCGCCGTGCGCGGCATCGAGGAGGTCTACCGGCGGGCGAACATCGCCGATCGCTTCACGGCCATGTGGTACGACGTGCCGCACGAGTTCAACAAGCGGATGCAGGACGACGCGTTCACGTGGCTGGACAGGCAGCTGCGCCCCTGA